In Sporomusaceae bacterium, the following are encoded in one genomic region:
- a CDS encoding CaiB/BaiF CoA-transferase family protein, translated as MRDKNLSDLRVLDFGRVMAGPYLGQIFADLGAEVIKVEQPGKGADERHFTPFGKGQSGYFMLVNRGKKSITLDLKSPAAKDIILKLVRISDIVIENFKPGVMKSLGLDYEELRKENPQVIMCSISTFGQTGPYARKAGYDIVAQAMSGIMWMTGDSDRPPMRSGTTIGDYNASSHAFGAIMAALHYKNRTGIGQHIDISLRDCMTAILETAIPRYTMSGGKDQLMRTGSHHETMAPYGIFEAGDEKYVAIGALNPSLWEKLCMAIERPDLISNPDFADSLTRGKNLPQVISIIEGWLKSYEDVKEPLEILDKYGVPAGPVLDIAGLFNDPQLKVRDLFVEVTDPKFGKVVLSGTPMKFSATDSVTTNPPPMLGEHTEEVLKNLLGYKQSDIDNLHAQKAI; from the coding sequence ATGAGAGACAAAAACCTCAGCGATTTACGTGTCCTTGATTTCGGCAGGGTAATGGCCGGTCCCTATTTAGGGCAAATATTCGCCGATCTGGGAGCGGAAGTGATTAAAGTCGAGCAACCGGGGAAGGGAGCTGACGAAAGGCACTTCACCCCATTTGGTAAAGGTCAAAGCGGTTATTTCATGCTTGTTAATCGCGGTAAGAAGTCTATTACTCTCGATTTGAAGAGTCCGGCTGCAAAGGATATTATCTTGAAATTAGTGCGTATTTCCGACATCGTAATCGAAAATTTCAAGCCAGGTGTAATGAAGTCGTTGGGGTTGGATTATGAGGAATTACGCAAGGAGAATCCGCAAGTTATTATGTGCTCGATCTCAACATTCGGGCAAACTGGACCGTACGCTCGGAAGGCGGGCTATGATATTGTTGCCCAGGCTATGAGCGGCATCATGTGGATGACTGGAGATTCGGACCGACCGCCGATGCGTTCGGGTACGACTATTGGCGATTATAATGCAAGCAGCCACGCCTTTGGTGCGATTATGGCGGCATTGCATTACAAAAATCGGACCGGTATAGGGCAGCACATTGATATCTCGCTCCGAGACTGCATGACCGCAATTCTGGAAACAGCTATACCAAGATATACGATGTCAGGCGGAAAAGATCAGCTTATGCGAACCGGATCGCATCATGAGACAATGGCTCCCTACGGCATATTCGAGGCGGGAGATGAGAAGTATGTGGCCATTGGCGCACTCAACCCATCTTTGTGGGAAAAACTTTGTATGGCTATCGAGCGTCCGGATCTCATTAGCAATCCCGACTTTGCCGATTCGTTGACACGCGGTAAAAACCTGCCACAGGTGATATCGATTATCGAAGGATGGTTAAAAAGCTACGAAGATGTGAAAGAGCCTCTCGAAATACTTGATAAGTATGGAGTCCCGGCAGGACCGGTTTTGGATATCGCGGGGTTATTCAACGATCCTCAGCTTAAAGTGCGGGATTTATTCGTTGAGGTAACTGACCCGAAATTTGGTAAAGTCGTTCTTTCCGGTACGCCGATGAAATTCTCTGCAACGGACTCGGTAACTACTAACCCGCCGCCGATGCTTGGTGAGCATACTGAAGAGGTTTTAAAGAATCTGCTGGGATATAAGCAGAGTGATATAGATAATCTGCATGCTCAAAAGGCAATTTGA
- a CDS encoding enoyl-CoA hydratase-related protein produces MAEFKNLLYECERGIAMISMNRPEAMNAFNADTLGELEAVLAVVEEDPAVGAVIITGVGKAFVAGADIAMNKGLAPIEGREVSVRGHRLFSKIENLGKPVIAAVNGYALGGGCELALACDIRVAAEKAKFGLPEVSLGIIPGWGGTQRLPRLIGKGRAKYYAMTAEMIDAAEACRIGLVNKVVAAEELLPAAKHIANVIMSKGPVAVRLVKAAINNGLKMDLDSALAYEVETYTTSFSCEDRTEGMTAFLEKRSPRFQGR; encoded by the coding sequence ATGGCTGAATTCAAGAACTTGCTGTATGAGTGTGAGCGTGGTATCGCCATGATCAGCATGAACAGACCGGAAGCGATGAACGCATTTAATGCCGACACCCTCGGAGAGCTGGAGGCGGTGTTGGCTGTGGTGGAAGAAGACCCGGCGGTTGGGGCGGTTATTATCACCGGTGTAGGCAAAGCGTTTGTCGCCGGCGCTGATATTGCGATGAATAAAGGCCTTGCGCCCATTGAGGGGCGGGAGGTGTCCGTCCGCGGCCACCGACTATTTTCGAAGATCGAGAATCTTGGGAAACCCGTAATCGCTGCCGTTAACGGTTATGCATTGGGCGGCGGCTGTGAATTGGCTCTGGCTTGCGATATCCGGGTGGCCGCGGAAAAGGCCAAATTCGGTTTGCCGGAAGTCAGTCTGGGGATTATTCCTGGATGGGGAGGGACCCAGCGGTTACCGCGTCTCATAGGCAAGGGAAGGGCAAAATACTACGCCATGACGGCGGAGATGATCGATGCCGCGGAGGCCTGCCGAATCGGTCTTGTTAACAAGGTCGTAGCAGCCGAAGAGTTGCTGCCTGCTGCCAAACATATTGCCAATGTCATTATGAGCAAAGGGCCGGTTGCCGTTCGCCTGGTTAAAGCGGCAATTAACAACGGATTGAAAATGGATCTTGATTCGGCGCTCGCCTATGAGGTTGAAACCTATACCACCAGTTTCAGCTGTGAGGACCGGACTGAAGGCATGACGGCGTTTCTGGAAAAAAGGTCCCCTAGGTTTCAGGGACGATAA
- a CDS encoding 3-hydroxyacyl-CoA dehydrogenase family protein, with the protein MSKIKKVAVIGAGAMGSGIAQVAASSGYEVNLFDLHEAALGKALQGIKGNLSKLEAKGKLSAQDVAACLGRLHITQEFVGAVQDADIVIEAALEDIQTKQNIFRQLCQHCKKEAILGTNTSSLSITEIASVTDRQGNVIGIHFMNPVPVMKGVEVIPGKLTDKKTIDASVEFVTSLAKEAILAVDYAGFIVSRLVDALFNEAARCIQDGNSPEEIDKAVKLCLNHPMGPCELMDLAGIDIVYNGLLTMERDFGDQYKPAKMLKQMVRAGTLGRKTGRGFYAY; encoded by the coding sequence ATGTCGAAAATCAAAAAAGTAGCGGTCATCGGCGCTGGTGCGATGGGAAGCGGAATAGCACAAGTTGCTGCCAGTTCAGGATATGAGGTGAATTTATTTGACTTGCATGAGGCGGCGTTGGGAAAAGCGCTGCAGGGGATAAAAGGAAATCTGAGCAAGCTGGAAGCAAAAGGGAAGCTCAGCGCGCAAGATGTGGCGGCATGCCTGGGGCGTTTGCATATCACCCAAGAGTTTGTCGGAGCCGTGCAGGATGCCGACATCGTCATCGAAGCGGCCCTTGAAGACATCCAGACAAAGCAAAACATTTTCCGGCAGTTGTGTCAGCATTGCAAAAAGGAAGCCATACTGGGTACGAATACTTCGAGTCTATCGATTACCGAGATAGCGTCGGTGACCGACCGGCAAGGCAACGTAATCGGCATCCACTTTATGAATCCGGTACCGGTCATGAAAGGCGTGGAAGTCATCCCTGGCAAGCTCACCGATAAAAAGACGATTGACGCCAGTGTGGAGTTCGTAACAAGTTTGGCGAAGGAGGCTATTTTGGCGGTGGATTACGCCGGGTTCATCGTATCGCGCCTCGTGGATGCCCTGTTCAACGAGGCAGCCAGATGCATCCAGGACGGGAATAGTCCGGAGGAGATCGATAAAGCGGTGAAGCTTTGCCTCAATCATCCGATGGGGCCATGCGAATTGATGGACCTGGCCGGGATAGACATCGTGTACAACGGCCTGCTAACTATGGAACGGGATTTCGGCGATCAGTACAAACCGGCAAAAATGCTGAAGCAGATGGTGCGGGCCGGTACGCTGGGCCGCAAAACCGGCCGGGGATTCTATGCCTATTGA
- a CDS encoding thiolase family protein: MNYTADEVVVVSGVRTPFGKFGGLMKDIDIYDLGAIAMRESLVRIGLSAEAIDEVWWGCGDTTNCKDPYTPVVARQSLLKAGLPVYTPSVTIDKACVSGTSAAYYAMSRIKSGEVNAVLTGGATSFSTVPYLARNLRWQGHKAGGFTLEDPLFPLGYKDFAPVAVDSGNVAVKYGVSREEQDEFAYHSHQKYGKAHAAGFYETEMAPLDIAVKKGRGTEIVRLDIDEQYRPQIAPADLAKLPTIFDNPTVTAGNAPGLNDGAAAQILMRKSTADKLGLKPLYTIVGMCSIAANADLLPVAPALAVKKCLNGLNMSIDDIDVLEINEAFACVPLVSCKLLACTSFLEEDYPAAAGKIDNYPLDSFGKDRYNQLMEKLNVNGGAIAVGHANTASGARIMMTAAAELRRRGGGVAACAICGGLTQGDACIIRV, encoded by the coding sequence ATGAACTATACGGCAGACGAAGTTGTTGTTGTAAGCGGGGTCAGGACGCCCTTCGGCAAATTTGGCGGGCTGATGAAAGACATCGATATCTATGATTTGGGCGCTATCGCTATGCGGGAGTCGCTGGTCAGGATCGGCCTGAGCGCGGAGGCGATCGATGAGGTGTGGTGGGGCTGCGGCGATACCACCAATTGCAAGGATCCCTATACGCCGGTCGTAGCCCGGCAATCGCTGCTGAAAGCGGGACTGCCTGTTTATACGCCTTCCGTTACCATTGATAAAGCCTGCGTTTCCGGAACATCGGCGGCTTACTATGCCATGAGCAGAATTAAAAGCGGCGAGGTAAACGCCGTCCTCACCGGCGGGGCGACGAGTTTCAGCACGGTGCCTTATCTGGCCCGCAATTTGCGGTGGCAGGGGCATAAGGCCGGCGGGTTTACCCTGGAAGATCCGCTTTTTCCCCTTGGCTATAAAGATTTTGCCCCCGTGGCCGTCGATTCCGGCAATGTCGCCGTCAAATACGGGGTTTCGCGGGAAGAACAGGATGAGTTTGCTTATCATAGCCACCAGAAGTACGGCAAGGCCCATGCCGCCGGTTTTTACGAAACGGAAATGGCGCCGCTGGATATCGCTGTGAAAAAGGGCAGAGGGACGGAAATTGTACGCCTGGATATCGACGAACAGTATCGACCGCAGATAGCGCCTGCGGATTTGGCAAAGCTGCCGACTATCTTCGACAACCCGACCGTCACCGCGGGCAACGCCCCCGGCCTTAACGACGGGGCGGCGGCGCAGATCCTCATGCGTAAGAGTACCGCCGACAAGCTCGGTTTGAAGCCGCTGTATACCATCGTCGGCATGTGCTCGATTGCCGCCAATGCGGATCTGCTGCCGGTAGCGCCGGCGTTGGCCGTGAAAAAGTGCCTGAACGGCCTGAACATGTCGATCGACGATATAGATGTGTTGGAAATTAACGAGGCTTTCGCCTGTGTGCCGCTGGTATCCTGCAAGCTGCTGGCCTGCACCAGCTTCCTGGAGGAAGACTATCCGGCGGCGGCCGGTAAGATTGACAATTACCCCTTGGACAGTTTCGGCAAGGACCGGTACAACCAGCTAATGGAAAAACTCAATGTAAATGGCGGGGCAATTGCCGTCGGCCATGCCAATACGGCCAGCGGCGCCCGTATAATGATGACCGCGGCTGCCGAGCTCAGGCGGCGTGGCGGCGGGGTCGCCGCCTGCGCGATATGCGGCGGCCTTACTCAGGGAGATGCCTGCATTATTCGCGTTTAG
- a CDS encoding HAMP domain-containing sensor histidine kinase, whose protein sequence is MFQKLRLRLTLINAAIILTLFLFLTLGSYFFSQADMSRRADFLERRLVADIQRGMITDLPPRLQKDGPPSGPERDSLTGGPADPPPPGSPLSDFFFVKISPAGTIVFRSSGQPLAVSQLEELTKEAMQSGKPRGRINFAGNNYNYLKAQLEGQSAGQAGTLVLFHDFSRETGMMGIVLTALTGVGFICVLLSFGASFWMANRAMIPIQKAWQQQKDFLADASHELRTPLTVIRTNLDVVRGSPEESVSSQSKWLDNIQEETVSMAKLVDSLLFLARVDSQQPLLLKRFFFFDEALMEAVSPFEAVAAAKGVFLKVSSDTPVGYDGDEARIKQLVGILLDNAIRHTPSGGVVSVSLLKINAKITLSVADTGEGIDAAVLEKIFDRFFQADNSRSGGSSGLGLAIAKVVAESHGGKISVSSAAGEGATFVAEFPDGDTAATIPRRRGKKFSFC, encoded by the coding sequence ATGTTTCAGAAGCTCCGTCTCAGGCTTACGCTTATTAACGCTGCCATCATTTTGACGCTTTTTCTTTTTCTTACGCTCGGGTCGTATTTTTTTTCGCAGGCAGATATGTCCAGGAGGGCTGATTTCCTGGAGAGGAGGCTAGTGGCGGATATACAGAGGGGGATGATAACCGATTTGCCGCCCCGGTTGCAAAAAGACGGACCCCCTAGTGGGCCGGAGCGTGACTCTTTAACCGGTGGTCCAGCGGACCCGCCTCCCCCCGGTTCGCCGTTGTCGGATTTCTTTTTTGTGAAGATATCGCCTGCGGGGACGATCGTTTTTCGGTCGTCCGGCCAGCCGCTGGCCGTCAGCCAACTGGAGGAACTGACGAAAGAAGCGATGCAATCCGGTAAGCCGCGCGGGAGAATCAATTTTGCGGGAAACAATTATAATTACCTGAAGGCTCAGCTGGAAGGTCAATCCGCAGGCCAAGCCGGCACGCTGGTTCTTTTTCACGACTTTTCGCGGGAAACGGGTATGATGGGGATTGTGCTGACGGCTTTGACAGGTGTTGGTTTTATCTGCGTGTTGCTTTCCTTTGGCGCCAGTTTCTGGATGGCGAACCGGGCCATGATTCCCATCCAAAAAGCGTGGCAGCAGCAGAAGGATTTCCTGGCTGACGCCTCTCACGAGCTAAGAACGCCTCTGACGGTTATCCGGACAAACCTGGACGTTGTGCGGGGAAGCCCGGAGGAGAGCGTGTCAAGCCAGAGCAAATGGCTGGATAACATCCAGGAGGAAACCGTCTCGATGGCGAAGCTTGTGGATTCTCTGCTTTTCCTGGCGAGGGTCGATTCACAGCAGCCGTTGCTCCTCAAGCGGTTTTTCTTTTTCGATGAAGCGCTGATGGAGGCTGTTAGTCCCTTCGAAGCTGTTGCGGCTGCCAAGGGGGTGTTTCTTAAGGTTTCTTCGGATACTCCTGTAGGTTATGATGGCGACGAGGCGCGGATAAAGCAGTTGGTAGGCATCCTGCTTGACAACGCCATCCGCCATACCCCGTCAGGCGGCGTAGTATCGGTAAGCCTGCTGAAGATAAACGCAAAAATCACGTTGTCTGTGGCCGACACCGGCGAAGGCATCGACGCGGCGGTTCTTGAAAAAATATTCGACCGTTTTTTTCAGGCGGATAATTCGCGGAGCGGCGGAAGCTCAGGGTTAGGCCTGGCTATTGCCAAGGTGGTTGCCGAAAGCCACGGCGGAAAGATAAGCGTGAGTAGCGCTGCCGGCGAAGGAGCGACTTTCGTCGCGGAGTTTCCCGATGGCGACACGGCAGCGACAATACCAAGACGAAGAGGGAAAAAGTTTAGCTTTTGTTAA